From Symphalangus syndactylus isolate Jambi chromosome 5, NHGRI_mSymSyn1-v2.1_pri, whole genome shotgun sequence:
AACATTATCAACTCACTTTAGCCACAAGCATGTCCTTGGTATGTGTGTAAAAGAAATAGGTTCATTTATCCCTCATCAAATCATCCACAGGTTTACTTGGAAGTAAAGACGAAGGTACAGAAATGTGAAATATGTcaagtgtattttttctttctttcaaacaaCATCCCAAGCATGGCCTCAGTagcctgaaattataaaatacttaactGGGGGCTTTTACTTATCTACACTGACTGCCAGAATGTAAATTAAGTTGCCCAAATTAGCACATCAAATAACAAAATCAGCCAGAAAGCAGGCTGAAAAGCTTTAAATGTTTCATATAGGtgagtttttaaatcatttaatttcTATAGAAAAATTTTATTCACAATATAATGTGACAGAAATTGCCACAGGAATGATATACTGATTGCAGTAAGGTTGCATGCAGCAGCAGCTTTGTACTTTATAgctatttatgtttataaaaattaaacctCTCCAGTCATGCTTATCACATGGTCTTAGATTTGTAATGTAAGTGAATAAGGAATACCATCTAGttcaaagagaaaatgtaattttgaatgtGAATTATCTGTATGAAACATGAAGTATACTACTGAACCCTGAAACATGCATGTCTAGATTTGCTTTTTGTCCAAATCCAGCCTGTTTGCAATCACTTCCTACTCATATAATACCAAGAGGATCCGTTTGTAATTGTGGTTGTATCAGCTGAGGTTGCAATGGTGGCGGCAACTGAAGTGGTACCATTGGTTCCACCAACTGTCCTGGGTTTGAAGGTGGTGGAGGAGCCACAATGTTTGTCGTTTCTACAATTTCTCCattgtaaaagaaaaactgacactGCTGAATGAATGTTTCAACAACAGATTGATGAATCTTAGTAGTAGACAGAAACTCTCGATTTTCAAAATCAGGTCTCATCAAGGTTGGCCAAAAATGGATAAGTTGTCTGCTGTCATTAGGTTGATTTTATTTTGCTGACTAACCCTGTTTAGATGTGTTATCACATATCTGAACACATCATAGTTTACAGGATGAAATTTCTTAACAATTTCTTTCAAGGCATGAAGACGTTCTGTTTTATCCGAGATTTTTGCTGCTTCCAATAGTTCCGGCTGAAGAGAATATGGAATTAAAGGATCTGGCAGATCTGCAAAGAAAGCTTTAAGGGCTCCAGCTAGAGCATTTACTGTTACTTCCATTGACACTAGATTGATATTATGATCTTGATCAAACTGCTTTTGAATATTGTCTTGGTCAGTTTTGTTCCCGCTGACATGGTAGAGTCCTTCGGTACATAACCCTGTATCTTCAATAAATTCCACACATTTCTCAACAAATACTGGTACGAGCTTCTCAGCTGTAACCAGATCCTGGAGGGGCATCCCAAAGTAATTACTTTCCCAATTTCTACGTGTTGGTGGATTGaagttcttagttttctttttctgctttttatcttCTTTCACTTTGTGGGTTTTCTTCATCTTCTTATCATCTAACTCCTGGTCAGAAGTGATTGCAGGATTATCAATACCACCTTTCCAAGTTTCAACAGGAGAAAGAAGTGGATCTTTTTCACTTCCAtgatgtcttccttttctttttgttttagaagtggtgaaagcctcatcatcactggcatcTGAATGTGTTCTTCTATAGTATGACTTGGCTTTACTAAACAAGGTTTtagatttatatttgtattttgaagGCCTCCGTTCCCCATGACTTTTTGAGGTTCTATCAGAAAATCCATTTTCTTCATCTCCTTGGGTATTATTTACAAATGAGTTTCGAATTTTAATGCGATTTTGACTATCATCTGGGACAACATAAATCTCATCAGAATAGCCCTTCTGTTTGAAAATTGTATCAATGGGTTCCGCATAGCTATCTGAAGGATCCATATCTTCAGGATGTGCCAAAGGCACCCGGGAAGTCTGCTTTCTTGGATTTTTACCAATACCAGCttcaattgtttttaaaaggttTGGATCCAGTTTTTTCACATTTGTCTTAGGTACAACTGGTTTAGGTTTAATAGGTGGAGGCACTTTATGGTTGCGTTCATGGTCATGACAGTTTGGGGTACTATGAATAGGATATTCATTTCCTTCCAAATCTAATCTATATCTGGAACGGTGGCTTTTCAGTCTGAGCGAGCAGCAGGTTACACTAGATTACATTTGGCCTGAAGATGCCTCCATACTCcagtcctcaaataaaaactacaatctTTCTTAGTACAAAAACTAACTAGAAGCCTAACTCAGGAGTACTGTACAGACGTGCTCTGGTCCACAAACAGTGGGGTCTCCGTCAATCACAGCAGCCCATTTTCAGTCAATCACAGGTGGGCAACTTACTCAAACAGGGCAAAATGCTGCACTGTAACCAGTTAAGCTGCCTCGGTGCCTCACGTCTGCTCTCTGCCCATCAAGACTGCCGGACCACGTGGCAGGCTGGAGTTCTGAGAACATGTTCTGGTTCAGAGAGATGCCTAATTCTGGAATCATTCTTTGTTCAACTCCACTACATTTGACTTGTCCTCGGCTTTTCCTGTTAAGTATTTCACCAAAATACCTTGTAAGCCATCCAGGGCTTCACAGTTGTCATACTTGCATTTGCCTCAGGTCCTGGAATTCTACCTTTTCCCACTCTGCATAGACATTCTGAAATTCTCAAGCTGACCACAGAACAGTCAAGAGATATTCATGCCAATTAGCAGATTTGATGTAAGAGAACAGCAATTCCAACTCCACTAGAAGGCTAGGGGAAACCCGACTTATTGATCATTATAGCTCAAAAAAAATGGTCCCATGATTTAACGTCCTGTGTCCCTGGGGGGCCATTATCCCTCATAAGGCCTTCAGACTTCAGCCAAGTCCATCACCTGTAAGATCTCACCTCAAAGGAAGTGACAATGAAAATCTATCAGGCTGGGCAGCTATGTGAACTGCTACATTATCTAGCTACCTGTCCATTACTTGTCTACCTGTCACACTGCCCTTTCTCAACAAATAGTGTAGCTGCAAAATGGCTCCCAGCAATAAGGCTTTTCCCTCTGAGCAGAAACCTCATTAAACCACCAGGACCTGACACAGAGCTCTGCCGATGGCCCTTGAATAATGAAGAAATGATGATGCTCCCTGAGGCTTGGAACGTCCCCTGATTCAGTTCTGCCATGACCTCCACTAGGGAGCAAAACGGTCCTATTCAAGTTTAAACTTTGCACTAGTATAGACATTTCTTATGCTACTTTCCTGAAATACTGCCTTTCCCCCACAGAAACTGAATAGAAGGTGGCCTCTGCAATTATATGTTTTATGATGTCATAAGAGAAAGCTCAGGCAGCCCTTCTTAAAGATGGAATGGTAATAAAAACCACTCTTTATTGAGCATTAAATAGATCCTCCCTCATATACTCaagtagattttattttacagatatttgATGGGCAAATGTAAAATAGAGaatcataaatataaatgttagGAACTATTATACTACCAGTTGAAGACAATCCCAAATGAATATTACAAGtctcagggccaggcatggtgactcacacctgtaatcctagcactttgggaggccgaggcaggagggtcacttgagcccaggagtttgagactagcctgggcaacatagtgagatcctgtctccatattttttttaagtctctggtATTGTCGTGAAAatccaaagaacagaaaaatgctTTGATAAATTAAAATTCCACTTGCATTTATCTATTCTGATAAAACAGAGTTTGGTGCTGGAGCAGAGGTTCTCACATCAGTCCCATAGTCCATCAGCAGATACTTGTCAAGAAGAGTATGagtttgctcaggctgccataacaaaataccagagactaGGTGGCTTCACCAATGggaatttattttcccacagttctggaggccggaagtTGGAGACGAAGGTGTCGGCAGGTGTGGTTTCTCGTGAGGCCTCTCTCcatggcttgcagatggccacctttttGCTGTGTTGTCACCACATGAGGACATTAATTTAACATTAATCAATTAACCATCTCTTTAACCATCTCCAAAAGTAGTTACACTCTGGGGTACTAGAGGTTAGAGCTTCCACATATTAATTTGGGTGGGGAGATGACATGGCTCAGCCTATAACCGCACCTGACCTAATTTGGAGGCTTCATAGGTTTTAAAGTAGCTTTGCATCATAGAGAATCTATATTTAAGATTCCCTATTTTACAAAGAGAATTTGGGCTTCTGTAATCTGTAGTTTGGACTTACGTAGTCATTTATGAGAGCTGAGGAAACATTCATCATCCCCATTCCGGAAGGGCGCTTAAGATCACCTTGTGAAAACTGGCCAAGCTTGAGTTGGGATCTGGGTCTTGTTCCAAATCTTGTTTTCATGCTGTGGGGTTGTGCTACTTCATCTCCTTAGATGTAGACCAAGTTGACAGACTTCTTTATGGACCAGTTAATACAGCTCTGGGGAAAAAGCACCTCTTGGATGGTCCAAGTCTAAACACATAATACAGTCAACCAGCTTGCAAAAACTGCTGGTTTACCAGGCAGTCTGGGGGAACTATACCAAATTCATGCATTCGGCGAGTGGTCTGAGAGAGCCATCCCTGTcctgggggctgggagggagcAGAGAACAAACCTAGTCCCCTCCTTCCCcaggaaaacaaatggaaaggTAAATGCACAACTAAGTAATAGAATTTCAGAGATTCAAAGAGCAAAGCAGGCCGCTGGAGAGGGTGAGGTAAGATTGTCAGGGGGGGCCTCTGCCGAGGAGCCATCCTGGGAGGGGCACAGCCCCACAGTGAGGCCAACCAGGATGGGGGCGGCAGCCAGGGCTCTTCACGGATGGTGGGAAATAGCACTTCCAGAAAAATGGTCTTCATCTGTGCACTCACAATCTAAGTGGCAGGCTTCAAATAATTAACATAAATTCCTAGGAAATTAACAGACATGAAAAGTCACCTAGGGCATGACAGAGCTATTCATGGATCCTGCAACAGTCCCAGAAAGGATAAAAAGTTTGAAACACAGCACTATTCAAAAACACATTAACCCCTAAACTTGGGAAAGGAAACTCTCAAATCTGTTTGTTTCCCAGTTGATGGCGATGAAAGGTCATTGCTCACATCATCATGGTTACGTCATTGGAGGAACCAGCAATAAGTCACCACAGCAGCTTTTACTtttaacacacagacacacgcacatacaacacgccacacacacacaacagaccGACACATCCACAACCATCACATAgtcacataccacacacactcacacaaacacaccacacacacaccacaccaaaCATACATATCATACCACATAcgcaaacacaccacacacataccacacacacatcacaccacaTCACACATCaagtacacaccacacacacacaccacacacacactacaccacacacactcacaccacaccAAACACATGTCCTAcaaacacacagcacacacaccacacacaaacacaccacacccacaccacaccAAACACACATATCgtatcacacacacataccacacccATCACACATCACACATCAAACACactacaccacacacaccacacatacacaaacaccccACAcagaccaaacacacacacatcacacacaccacacacacacagacacaccctacacacaccacacacacacgcctacacccacacaccacacacatcataCATCAAACAtaccccacacacaaacacatgacacacacaccaacacacacccctcactccacacacatgcactcatacaCAAACACACCTCACCACACACACTCCTACACAAACAACCCTCaccgcacacactcacacacaccacacacaaacacaccacaccacacacacaaaacacacataccacacactcaCAAATACACCacattacacacacaaacacataccacacatacacaaatacacattaCACACCtcacactacacacacatacacaccacacacacacaaaccacacacaccatacacatacacacattagaccacacacatcacaccacatacacactcatacacaccacacaaacaGGTAAACGCTTTAATTTACATATTGATCACTCTTCTTATTTTAAGATTGATTTGATAGAAACGAATGACCTCCTAACGCCTAATCCTGTAGATCAGAAATTTGTGCCCAAGCAGTAAATTGGGATGTAATAGTCCCAAGTAGGAGTCTGCCTTCATTAGGAGTCGCAGCACATAGCATACTATAAAAGCACCTAAATTTTAGCacgctataaagaaataacagtCATTGAACTTAAGTATGCCTTCCAATTGGGGTATTTTAATGCCAAGGTTCTTAGAACGTTCTACCTTCTTTCAAAGTATGATATTAACTTTGGAAGAATTAACGTCTGTCAGCTGTGTTGCCCTTGATATAGTTAAGCTAATTGATGCAGAGTTCTGTGCTGCTGGGGCCCTCTTAGCTGGGATCCCCTCCCCCACACCAAGGCCACTCAGCCAAGGAGACGGAGTGGGGGTTCCCTCCTAAGGACCCAAACCTTTGCCCTTGAGGCAGAGAAAGCCAAAGAGACAGGTAACAAAGCAAGCAAGGATTGCAATTTTATCCTTTACACCTCACATTGGATCAAGATATACTCAAAGAATAAGGCATCTAGTGTTGGAGAAAAGGTCAATTCCTCCAGAGGAAAAAAACTATAACAATAAATTTATACCTGTAGTACCTAATAATGCTGGCATACAGCATCACGCTTTATgaaatgccaattaaaaaaaaagacaataagctCTTCAAAAAGCTGGGAACAAAGCATGCAGAGAGGCACTGTGTCCTTCTGCCTGACCTCCTGAGTTGCAGTCCCTCCACAGCTTGGGGAGTGTGGGATTCCAACAAGCCAGCCCCACAGCCCAGAGCCACTTCTCGTTCCTGCCCGCTGGCTCCGTATTTATTGAACGGGGGCTGCTGGTGTGGAGAATTGCAATTTTCCAGGTCTGTGCTAAGAGGCAGAGATTAATGAGCAAGTTCAGGCATTAGCAGTCCCAGGCAAGGGgactttctgcatctattgtatTCCCCAgatcaaataaaaacacaatttgcATTTCTTCTAGCTTTCCATTTACCAAGTTAGTGCCTTCTTTGGTACTTAAAGCTTTTTCCAAGAGCGAACAATTCTCTTTTGTCCTAAAATAGAAGTATTCTGAAACCCACAGTCTTCAATTGTTCAAATCAAGTTCTCATTAATACAAAGCCTAATTTGGTAGCCAAAAGTAAGAGTTTACTCTGAGCTCCTCTCGGTCATCTATTTCCCATTCTTCTGTCTCTCGGGCTTCCATCCAGAGGCACCCTGGCTTATATAAAACGCCCACTGTGGCACTAGATAATCAAATTAGCACAAATCCATGCTTATCGATTACAAAGAATGAGAACTAATGAGATCAGATCTTCCTCCAAATTTATTAAGCGAGGAAGGGCACAAAAAAACAAGGTATAATCATCACTGAAGAAACACTAATTTTTCTGTTGAAAAGGCAAAATTCATTCCTATTTGTATGAATTGCTTAGGCTGTCATGACAAATTATCACACATGGGGTcacttaagcaacagaaatttatgttcTCACATCCAGGAGGCTggagtccaagatgaaggtgttggcagagcAGGTTCCTCCTAAGACCCctctcctggcttgcagatggcttccctctgtgtcctcacatgaggATCCCTttgtgaatgtctgtatcctgaTTTCTTCTTCTAAGGACAGCAGCCAGACTGGATGAGGGCCCAGCCTGAGGAAATCATTTCGATTGAATTACCTctataaagaccctatctccaaataagctcacattctgaggtcatggagattagggcttcaacacttGAACTGGATAAGGAGGgagtacacaattcaacccagaaCCACTAGCCAAATGCctacattttcaagaaaaaaataaagacaatcagAGAGGTATGATGAGAAACAGCTTGACTAAGAACAGCTTGAATTCAAGTCATGACTCTTGACTGACGTTCAAATccttgcccaggcttgtttttctctggagagcatgtgcagggacaCAGTTTGTAAGGAGTAGAGGGCCATCCCAATGCAGAGGTGCATTGCCCAAGATGGCAGCCGGCAGCCTGGCTTACCCAAAGCATCCTCCTTCCAGCTTCTCCATCTACCACCAGGCTGAGAAGCTGGAGGACATCATTCCCAGATGTCTCAGGGGTGGAAGTCTGACGCACAGGTGAGGGCTGGCCAGGCAGGTGCACTAGAAGGTTATGAGAGGCAGAAGTGCACGCCAGGGGCCAGCCAACCACAGGAAGATCCCACCTTCTGGTAAGCCCTGAGGCGGAGGTACTGGGTTTCTCTGGGGCAGCTGTGGGGACATCCCAGTGTCCTttgcctggtggcacatgccaggcAACATTAGGAGCAGTCAAGCATCTGCTAGAAAGATCTATCGTGTCGCTAAATATCTTCCATATGAATTGTTTCTGGCTGGACACCATCTAGGCTgagctctctgcctcccagaaatttttttttctgtaacttttattgtaagttccggggtacatgtgtaggatgtgtaggtttgctacataggtaaatgtgtgccatggtgatctgcttcacagatcaacccatcacctaggtattaagcccagcatccattagctattcttcctgatgctctccctcccaataagccccagtgtgtattgttctcCCCCATAcattcatgtgttctcatcattcagctcccacttataagtgagaacacgtggtgtttcattttctgttcctgtgttagtttgctgaggataacagcttctaactccatccatgtccctgcaaaggacatgatctcattccttttttagagctgcatagtattccatggtctttatccagtctattattgatgggcatttaggttgatttcatgtctctgctattgtgaatagtgctgcaatgaacatacgcatgcttctgtctttataatagaatgatttatatccctttgggtatatacccaataatgggattgctgagtcaaatggtatttctgcttctagatatttgaggaatcaccacactgtcttccacagtggttgcacaatggttgaactaagaCATACATAGgttcaaaacaaagggatggaggaaaatttaccaagccaGAAATTATTAAGGGACTTGTAATAAAAGCCCTTTCTTCCAAATCCAACAAGAGTAGATTCTGCTGTCTGAACCACCACCTCCTATAGCCATAACCAGTTACCCTGGGGCCAGGGGAGGAGAGaaatattatataaagaaaaggggtaaTCTTGTGCTGTTAGAGATCAGATTGCAAGATTTATTTACAtagaaaatatgttaatatttactCGAGAATACCTTGAAGGAAAGTGGGTAAATGAAAATGCTTTTGGGAGTGAGAATAACATACCAAATGCTTTCTTCTCTCTGAGCACATGGAAAGAACTGAAATTCCTTCCCAGGAATCAGCAGCTAGCTGCCCTAACAGCAAACCACAGAAAAGCCACACTTTGCCCTTCTTCACACTCTGACTaggaaacataggaaaaaaatctcttcAGGCTAGTTGGAGGGATAGAGGACAAATTAGTCATCCGACAATTCAGATAACCCGTCTGTGCAAGCTAACCAGCTTGTAAGTACCCAATAAATTCCAGGAGCAGAAAGGTGTTGTGGCTGAGTCTGTTCATTGCCTTTGTTTATCCGCTTTTTCTTAGTTCCAAAACCCCTGATCTGGGGCTGAGCACATGGTTATCCAGAAAACAATTTCCAGCCTCCTTACTCTTGGATGTGTCCCTGCAACTAGGATTTGGTCAATATGAtgtaagtggaaaaaagaaatcttacaaTAAAATTAACAGACATCCCTTGCCCATTTTTTCCCTCTGTTCATATCTGTTTTCTGTTGGCTGAAAGGTAGGTGCAATGGCTGGTGCTCATGCAGCCATATTCAACCATAAGTTGGAAGTCTTATGCCAAATATTGCCAAACAGTAACAGATGCTTGATGCTCCTTGAAACTACACGGACTGCCCTTGACCATCTACCTCCAGAATCCTTCTATATGAGAGAGAAATAATCTTCTCTATTGTTTAAGCAGTTATCATCTTGGGGTTTCAGCTTCTTTTAAATGAACCTCATCTTCTACCCATATGTGATAATCAGTGTATAATTCATCAGGAAACATTTTGTTTCAAGTTGATAATGGAAATTCACATGTATTTTACTGTGTATTGGATGGGTTCATTTCTTTCCCTGAACTGCACATTTTATCTTTTGCTTACGTGCATCCATTCAGTTTCTGAAATGGGTGGTCATTTCTTCATAGtatttaatgctttaaaaatccCAGAGATTGATCCgggtgtggagccaagatggccgaataggaacagctccggtctccagctcccagccccagcgacacagaagacgggtgatttctgcatttctgcttgaggtaccggtttcatctcactagggagtgcctaacagtgggttcaggacagtcggtgaagcgcactgtgcgcgagccgaagcagggcgaggcattgcctcactcgggaagcgcaaggggtcagggagttccctttcctagtcaaagaaaggggaaacagacggcacctggaatatcgggtcagtcccgtcctaatactgcgcttttccaacgggcctggaaaacggcacactaggagattgtgtcccgcacctggctcggagggtcctatgcccacagagtcttgctgattgctagcacagcagtctgagatcacgctgcaaggcggcaacgaggctgggggaggggcgcccgccattgcccaggcttgcttaggtaaacaaagcagccaggaagctcgaactgggtggagcccaccacagctcaaggaggcctgcctgcctctgtaggctccacctctgggggcagggcacagacaaccaaaaactcagcgagaacctccacagccttaaatgtccctgtctgactgacagctttgaagagagtagtggttctcccagcacgcagctggagatctgagaacggacagactgcctcctaaagtgggtccctcacccctgagcagcctaactgggaggcacccccccagtagggacagactgacacctcattcaaccgggtactcctctgagacaaaactttcagaggaactatcagacagctgaatttgtggtctcacgaaaatccactgttctgcagccaccgctgctgacacccagccaaacagggtctggagtggacctctagtaaactccaacagacctgcagctgagggtcttgtttggtagaaggaaaattaacaaagagaaaggacatccacaccaaaaacccatctgtacatcaccatcatcgaagacaaaaagtagacaaaaccacaaagatggggaaaaaacagaccaaaaaaactggaaactctaaaaaacagagcacctctcctcctccaaaggaacgcagttcctcaccagcaatggaacaaagctggatggaggatgactttgatgagttgagagaagaaggcttcagacgatcaaactactctgagctacgagaggaaattcaaaacaatagcaaagaagttaaaaactttgaaaaaaaattagaagaatggataactagaataaccaatggagagaagggcttcaaggagatgatggagctgaaagccaagtttcgagaactacgcgaagaatgcagaagcctcagtagcagatgcgatcaactggaagaaagggtatcgctgatagaagatgaaatgaatgaaatgaagagagaagggaagtttagagaaaaaagaataaaaagaaatgaacaaagcctccaagaaatttgggactatgtgaaaagaccaaacctacgtctgattggtgtacctgaaaatgatggggagaatggaaccaagttggaaaacactctgcaagatattatccaggagaacttccccaatctagcaaggcaggccagcattcagattcaggaaatacagagaacgccacaaagatactcctcaagaagggcaactccaagacacataattgtcagattcaccaaagtggaaatgaaggaaaaaatgttaagggcagccagagagaaaggtcgggttacccacaaagggaagcccatcagactaacagctgatctctcagcagaaactctacaagccagaagagagtgggggccgatattcaacattcttaaagaaaagaattttcagcccagaatttcctatcccgccaaactaagcttcataagtgaaggagaaataaaatactttacagacaagcaaacgctgagtgattttgtcaccaccaggcctgccctaaaagagctcctgaaggaagcactaaacatggaaaggaacaaccggtaccagcccctgcaaaaacatgccaaattgtaaagaccatcgaggctaggaagaaactatagcaactaacgagcaaaataaccaactaacatcataatgacaggatcagattcacacataacaatattcacgttaaatgtaaatgggctaaatgctccaatcaaaagacacagactggcaaactggataaggagtcaggacccatcagtgtgctgtattcaggaaacccatctcacgtgcagagacacacatagactcaaaataaagggatggaggaagatctatcaagcaactggaaaacaaaaaaaggcaggggttgcaatcctagtctctgataaaatagactttaaaccaacaaagatcaaaagagacaaagaaggccattacataatggtaaaggga
This genomic window contains:
- the LOC134736826 gene encoding rho GTPase-activating protein 5-like, with translation MDPSDSYAEPIDTIFKQKGYSDEIYVVPDDSQNRIKIRNSFVNNTQGDEENGFSDRTSKSHGERRPSKYKYKSKTLFSKAKSYYRRTHSDASDDEAFTTSKTKRKGRHHGSEKDPLLSPVETWKGGIDNPAITSDQELDDKKMKKTHKVKEDKKQKKKTKNFNPPTRRNWESNYFGMPLQDLVTAEKLVPVFVEKCVEFIEDTGLCTEGLYHVSGNKTDQDNIQKQFDQDHNINLVSMEVTVNALAGALKAFFADLPDPLIPYSLQPELLEAAKISDKTERLHALKEIVKKFHPVNYDVFRYVITHLNRVSQQNKINLMTADNLSIFGQP